Part of the Kineococcus aurantiacus genome, GGCGACCACGAGCGCTTCGCGCACTACGTGAAGAAGGAGAAGATCATGGAGTCCGCCCTCTCGGGCGACCCCGTGATCGCGCTCTGCGGCAAGGTCTGGGTCCCCGGCCGCGACCCCAAGCGGTTCCCCGTGTGCCCGACGTGCAAGGAGATCTACGAGAGCCTCTCCGGCGGCGGCAAGGGCGGGGACGACAAGGACTGAACCCCGGCGCGTCGCCGCGCCGGAGCACGTCCGGGAGTCGTCTACGGTGGTTGGACCCATGAGCACGACCGAGCACGAACCCCAGCTGGCCCTGGCCGACACGACCCCCGGTCCCGTGGTCGACGCCCCCGGCGTCCCCGCGGCCCGGCCGCTGCGGGCCTGGCAGAACGCCGCCCTGGAGAAGTACTTCGACCCCGCGCGCGAGGAACCCGCCGACTTCCTCGTCACCGCGACCCCGGGCGCGGGCAAGACGACCTTCGCCCTGGCGCTGGCGCGGCGGCTGCTCGACACCCGCCGCGTCGACCGCGTCGTCGTCGTCGCCCCGACCGACCACCTGCGCACGCAGTGGGCCGAGGCCGCGCACCGGGCCGGGATCGAGCTGGACCCGACCATGACGAACGCCGTCGGGCCCGTGCGGCCCGACATGAAGGGCTACGTCACGACGTACGCCCAGGTCGCCGGGCACCCGATGCTGCACCGGGCCCGCGCCACCGCCAAGCGCTCGCTGGTCGTCATGGACGAGATCCACCACGCCGGGGACGGCCTGTCCTGGGGCGACGCCGTCTTCGAGGCCTTCGGCGACGCCCGCCGCCGGCTGTCCCTGACCGGGACCCCGTTCCGCACCAAGACCGACGAGCGCATCCCCTTCGTCTCCTACGTCGAGGACGACTCCGTGGAGTCCGAGGGCGGGCTGAGGTCGGCCGCCGACTTCACCTACGGCTACAAGGACGCCCTCACCGACGGCGTCGTGCGGCCCGTCGTCTTCGCCGCCTACACCGGCGTCTCGCGCTGGCGGAACTCCGCCGGCGAGGTCGTCGCCGCCTCCCTCACCGACGCCACGACGAAGTCGGTGGAGTCGCTGGCCTGGAAGACGGCCCTGGACCCGCGCGGCGACTGGGTCCCGCACGTCATCGCCGCCATGGACGAGCGCCTGAACCACCTGCGCGAGCACGGCATGCACGACGCCGCCGGGCTGGTGCTGGCCTCCGACCAGGACGACGCCCGCGCCTACGCCAAGATCGTCCAGCGCGTCACGGGGGAGAAGCCCGCGCTGATCCTGTCCGACGACCCCAAGGCGTCGCAGAAGATCTCCGAGTTCGCCGGGTCCGACCAGCGCTTCGTCGTCTGCGTCCGGATGATCTCCGAGGGCGTCGACGTGCCGCGCGCCGCGTGCCTGGCGTGGATGACGTCCTACCGGACCCCGCTGTTCTTCGCCCAGGCCGTCGGGCGCGTCGTCCGCTCCCGCGCCCCGGGGGAGTCCGCCACGGTCTTCCTGCCCGCCGTCCGGCCGCTGCTGGCCCTGGCCGCGGAGATGGAGTCCGACCGCAACCACGTCATCCCGCCGCCGGCGTCGGTGTCCTCCGACGAGGTCGACGAGGGCGGCCTGGACCTGCTGCCGCCGCCCGAGCGCGAACCGGGGGAGAAGAAGGAGTACGAGGCCCTGGAGGCCCAGGCCGAGTTCGCCCACGTCCTGCACGGCGGCAAGGCCCTCACCGGCGGCGACCTGCCGGACGTCAGCGTCGAGGAGGCCGACTACCTCGGCCTGCCCGGGCTGCTGTCCCCGGAGCAGACCGCGGCCCTGCTCGCCCAGCGCGACGCCGAGATCCGCAAGCGCACCGCCGTCGCCCGGCCCGCCGCCGACGACGCCGAGGACACCGGGCCCGACCCGGCCGGACCGGAGCAGGAGGACGCCGCCTGGCACACCGCGGCGCTGCTGCGCAAGGAGATCCACGGGCTCGTCGGCCGGGTCGCGGCCGGGCGCGCCCTGCCGCACGCCTCGGTCTACTCCAAGCTGCGCGCCGCCGTCCCCGGACCGCCCTCGGCCTCGGCGTCCGTCGACGTCCTGCGCCGGCGCCGGGACCACCTGCTGTCGATGGTCTAGGTTCGGAGGATGCCGGAGATCGTCCAGCGGACCATGGTGCGCGCGCCCCTGGCCGAGGTGTTCGACATGTCCCTCGACCTCGACGTCGAGCGCGTCGCGGGGAAGCGGTTCAAGGTCCGCGCCGTCGAGGGGGCCGGCCGCACCAGGGGCCGCATCGAGCTGGACGAGAGGGTCACCTGGCGCCTGCGCATCCTCGGGGTCCCCGTGCGGCACACCTCGCACATCGTCGAGCTGGACCGTCCCGCGCGGTTCGTCGACGAGATGGAGTCCGGGGCGTTCGCCCGGTTCCGGCACGAGCACTCGTTCGAGACCGAGGGCCCGCAGATGACGATCATGACCGACCGGATGTCGTGGAGCTCACCGTGGGGGGCGCTGGGGCGCGTGGCCGACCTGCTCTTCGTGCGCCGCACGCTGCGGCAGCTGCTGGCCGACCGCAACTCCGAGATCGTCCGCCGCTTCAGCTGAGGAACCCCGACCGCCCGGCACCCGTTGCCCCGGCATGGGATTCCTGGACAACCTGAAGAACAAGGGCCTGCTCGCGGGCGACCAGCTCAAGACGAAGGTCGGCCAGTTCAAGAGCAAGGACTTCGCCGAGGCGAGCATGGCGACGTGCGCCCTCATCGCCGCCGCCGACGGCAGCATCGAGCCCGAGGAGCGGCAGAAGACGGCCGCGTTCATCGCCAGCAACGACGTCCTGTCGGTCTTCAACGCCGGTGACCTGCGCGAGTCCTTCGACAAGTGGTGCGGCAAGCTGAGCGCCGACTACGACTTCGGCAAGATCGAGGCGCTGCAGGCCGTCGGCAAGCTGCGCAGCAAGCCCGACCAGGCCCGCGCGGTCGTGCAGGTGGGCGTCGTCATCGGCGGCGCCGACGGCGACTTCGACCCCACCGAGCGCCGAGCCGTCCGTGAGATCTGCCAGGCCGTGGGGATCGACCCGGCCGAGTTCGGCGTCGCCTGAAGCACTGGCAGGCTGGCACCGTGAGCACGACGCCCGGGTGGTACCCGGACCCCTCCGACCCCACCCGCACCCACCTGCGCTGGTGGGACGGCGCCCGGTGGACCGAGCACGTCCACCAGCAGGCGCCGTCCCTGACGAAGGCGCCGCAGGAGGTGCAGCGCGGCGCGGCGGCACCCACCCGCTACCCGCCGTCGCAGTACCCCGCCCCGGGCGTCAAGGCCATCGCGACACCCGACGGCCAGGCTCTGGGCAACCTCGGCCTGCGGCTGGTCGCGCGCATCGTCGACGCGGTCGTCGTCACGGTCATCGCGTCCCTGGCGGGCCGGTCGTCGCTGGCGGTCATGACGTCCCTGTCGCAGACCACCCTGGACCGGCTGCTGGCCGGGGACTCCGCCGCCGTCGCCGACCTCGTCGCCAACACGTCCTACAACGCCGCCGCGCAACGGCTGACGCTCGTCCTCGTGGCGGTCAGCGCCGCGTACACCGTCCTCACGACGCGGTTCTACGGCGCGACGCCGGGCAAGGCGCTGTGCGGTCTGCGGGTGCGGGACTGGGACCGCCCCGGGCTGCCCACGACGGGTCAGGCGGTCGTGCGGTGGATCGGCAGCGACCTGCTCGGCTCCATCATCGGGCTCTGGTACCTCGTCGACTTCCTGTGGCCGACGTGGGACCAGCGCCGGCAGGCCGTGCACGACAAGCTCGCGCGCACGGTCGTCGTCAAGCGCCGCTGACCTCCACGACGGGGTCACCGATGAGGGTGACCCCGTTCGCGCGCAGCTGCGCGAGCGCCGCCTCGACGCTCGCGGGGGAGATCCCGGCCGTCAGCCCCAGCAGCACGGTGGTGCGCAGGCCCAGGCGGGCGGCGTCCAGCGCGGTGGCCCGCACGCAGTGGTCGGTGGCGATCCCGACGACGTGGACCTCGTCGACGCCCCGCTCGCGCAGCCAGTCCGCCAGGCCGGTGTCCAGCTCCCCGCCCTCGGCGGTCGGGGTGGTCGTGACGCCCTCGAAGCCGGAGTAGGCCGCGGCGTACTGGCCCTTGCGGAAGACGGCCTCGACGCGGCGGGTGTCGAGGTCGTCGTGCAGCCGCGCCCCGGTCGTCCCGGCGCGGCAGTGCACCGGCCAGCTGTCGACGAAGTCGGGGGTGTCGGAGAAGTGGGCGCCGGGGTCGATGTGGAAGTCCTGGGTGGCCACGACGTGGTCGAAGCGGATGCCCCGCCCCGTGGAGGTGTCGGTGGCCAGCAGGGCGCTGATGGCGCGGGCGACCTCGTCGCCGCCGGCCACGGCCAGCGACCCGCCGGGGCAGAAGTCGTTCTGCACGTCCACGACGACCAGGGCCCGGGTCACCGGACCACCTCCTGCTGCGGGCCGAGCACGGTCGTGGGGATGGCCGGTTCCCCCTTGGACAGCGCCAGCCCGTCCCACGGCAGCGTGACGAGGGCGCGGCGCAGGTGGTCGCGGGAGGCCGGTAGGTCCGGCAGCCCGTCCACGCGCTGCCCGTCGACGACCAGCGGCACCTGCAGGGGCCGGTCGTTGGGCTCGCGCGGCGGGGCGGCGCCCACGCCCAGCACCTCGTCGGTGGCGGTCCCGGTCGGCCGGTGCCGGCGGACGGCGACCTTGCGCCCGCCCTGGGTGACCTTGGACGTGGAGCGCTTGGCGACGGGACGGCCCTCGACCTCCACGAGCTTGTAGACGAGCCCGGCGGTGGGGGCCCCGGAGCCGGTCACCAGCGACGTCCCCACGCCGTAGCCGTCGACGGGCGCGGCCCGCAGCGCGGCCAGGGCGTACTCGTCGAGGTCGCCGGAGACGACGATGCGCGTGGAGGTGGCGCCCAGGGAGTCGAGCTGCTCGCGGGCCTGCACGGCGAGCACCTCCAGGTCGCCGGAGTCGATGCGGACCGCGCCGAGCCCGGTCCCGGCGACCTCGACGGCCGTGGCGATCCCGGCGGTGATGTCGTACGTGTCGACGAGCAGCGTCGTGCCGACGCCGAGCGCGGCGACCTGCGCGGCGAAGGCGTCGGCCTCGGTGTCGTGCAGCAGCGTGAAGGCGTGCGCGGACGTCCCGGAGGTGGGGATGCCGTAGGAGGCCCCGGCCTGCAGGTTCGACGTGGAGGTGAACCCGGCGAGGTAGGCGGCGCGGGAGGCGGCCACGGCGGCGTGCTCGTGGGTGCGGCGCGAGCCCATCTCGATGAGGGGGCGGCCCCCGGCGGCCTGGACCATGCGGGAGGCGGCGGCGGCGACGGCGCAGTCGTGGTTGAGGATCGACAGGACCACCGTCTCCAGCACCACGGCCTCGGCGAAGGTGCCGGTCACGGTGAGGATGGGCGAGCCGGGGAACCACAGCTCGCCCTCGGCGTAGCCCTCGATCGAGCCGCTGAAGCGGTACGCGGCCAGCCAGTCCAGGGTCCGCTCGTCGAGCACCCCGCGCAGCCCGCCCAGCAGCTCGGGGTCGAAGGTGAAGTCCCGCACGGCGTCCAGCACGCGGCCGGTCCCGGCCACCACGCCGTAGCGCCGGCCCTCGGGCAGGCGCCGCCCGAACACCTCGAACGTGCACGCCCGCTCGCCCGTCCCGTCGGACAGGGCCGCCTGCAGCATCGTCAGCTCGTAGTGGTCCGTCAGCAGAGCGGTGCTCACCATGCACCGAATCTAGTCACGACCGGCCCGCCTAGACTGCCGGGGTGCCTGTCGTGCTGTCCGTGGTCGCGACCGCTCCCACCGAGCTGGAGCGTCCGGAGACCGGTCTCGTCACCTCCCCGGACACCCCCTGGGTCACCCTCGTGTGGAACGACCCGGTGAACCTCATGTCCTACGTGACGTACGTCTTCCGCACCCACTTCGGGTACTCCGAGGCCAAGGCCGAGGCGCTCATGATGGACGTGCACTCCAAGGGCCGGGCCGTCGTCAGCTCCGGCACGCGCGAGTCGATGGAACGCGACGTCGAGGCCATGCACGGCTACGGCCTGTGGGCCACGTTGCAGAAGGACGAGTGAGTGGCCACCTTCCGCAAGGGCCGGCACGGCCTGTTCTCCCTCACCCTGCACGCCTCCGAGGCCGACCTGCTGGCCTCGCTGGCCCGTGAGGTCGTGGAGCTGCTGGAGGTGCCCGAACCGCCGCCCCGCACGGTCGACCCGCTGGCCGCCGAGCTGGGCCTGACCGACCTGCCCTCCTTCGACGCGCCCCCGCTGGCCGCGGACGGGCCCACGGCGGCACCCGAGGACGAGGTCCTGCGGCGGCTGTTCCCCGACGCCTACGCCGCGCAGGACCCGCAGGCCTCGGCCGACTTCCGCCGCTTCACCGAGCGCGGGCTGCGCGAGCGCAAGGCCGCCGCCGCGCGGGGGCTGCTGGAGAGCCTGGAGCCGGTGCTGGGGCAGGGCGGGCGCGTCCAGCTCGACGGCGACGGCGCCCGGACGTGGCTGGCCGCCCTCAACGACATCCGGCTGGCCCTGGGCACCCGCCTGGGGGTGCGCGACGACACCGACGACCCCTACGCCGACCTGGCCGAGGACGACCCGGCCCGGTGGGCGTGGGCCGTGTACGACTTCACCACGCACCTGCAGGAGACCCTCGTGCGGTCCCTGCTGTGAGGGGACGGCTGTGAGCGACCGGGAACTGCCCATCGGCATCTTCGACTCCGGGGTCGGCGGCCTGACCGTCGCCCGGGCCGTGCTGGACCAGCTGCCGCACGAGGCCGTCCACTACGTGGGCGACACCGCGCACGCCCCGTACGGGCCCAAGCCCATCGCCGAGGTCCGCCGGCTGGCCCTGGACGTGCTGGACCGCATCGTGGAGTCGGGCGTGAAGATGCTCGTCATCGCCTGCAACTCCGCCTCGGCCGCCATGCTGCGCGACGCCCGCGAGCGCTACGACGTGCCCGTCGTGGAGGTCATCCAGCCGGCGGTGCGGCGGGCCGTGCGCGCCACCCGCAACGGCCGGGTCGGGGTCATCGGGACGCGGGCGACGATCTCCTCGCGCGCCTACGAGGACGCCTTCGCCGCCGCCCCGCACCTGGCGCTGACGACGGCGGCCTGCCCGGCGTTCGTGGAGTTCGTCGAGCGGGGCGTCACCAGCGGCCCGGAGCTGCTCACCGCGGCCCGCGGGTACCTGGCCCCGGCGATCGCGGCCGACGTCGACACCCTCGTGCTGGGCTGCACGCACTACCCGCTGCTCATGGCGGTGCTGCGCAGCGTCGTCGGCGACGACGTCACGCTCGTCTCCAGCGCCGAGGAGACCGCCTTCGACGTGTACCGCGAGCTGGCGGCGCGGGAGCTGCTGCGCCCCGACGACCTGCCGCTGCCGCGCCACCGGTTCACCTCCACGGGCGACACCCGCACGTTCCGGGCCCTGGCGCAGCGGTTCCTGGGCCCGCAGCTGGGCCCGCAGCTGGTCGACGTGGACGAGACCGGCCCCCTCTACCTCGGCGCCCTCTGACCCGCCCCCCGTGATCGAGCGCTCCGGTGATCGAGCACTCCGGGGGTGGGCGGGTGGCCCGGGCCGCGGGGTCTGGGACGCTGGTGCCGTGAGCGAACGAGCCGACGGCCGTGCCCCCGACGAACTGCGCCCCGTGACCATCACCCGGAACTGGCTCGACCACGCCGAGGGCAGCGTCCTCGTCGAGTTCGGCCGCACCCGGGTCCTGTGCGCGGCGTCCTTCACCGAGGGCGTCCCGCGCTGGCGCAAGGGCTCGGGGCAGGGCTGGGTCACCGCCGAGTACGCCATGCTGCCGCGCTCGACGAACACCCGCAGCGACCGCGAGTCCGTCAAGGGGAAGATCGGCGGGCGCACCCACGAGATCTCCCGCCTCATCGGGCGCAGCCTGCGCGCCGTCGTCGACACCGCGCAGCTGGGCGAGAACACGATCGTCCTGGACTGCGACGTCCTGCAGGCCGACGGCGGCACCCGCACGGCCGCCATCACCGGCGCCTACGTGGCGCTCGCCGACGCCATCGCCTGGGCCCGCGGCAAGGGCATCGTCAAGGCGTCGAAGCAGCCGCTGACCGGTTCGGTGAGCGCCATCAGCGTCGGCGTCGTCGGCGGCGTGCCCGTGCTGGACCTGCCGTACGTCGAGGACGTCGCCGCCGAGACCGACATGAACGTCGTCGTCACCGGCGACGGCCGGTTCGTGGAGGTGCAGGGCACCGCCGAGGGCGTGCCGTTCGACCGCTCCGAGCTCGACGCCCTGCTCGACCTGGCCCTGGCCGGGACCTCGCAGCTGGCCGTCCTGCAGGCCGAGGCGCTCGCCCGGTGAACCGCGTCGTGCTCGCCACCCGCAACCTCCACAAGGTGGGGGAGCTGCGGGCCGTCCTCGCGCCCCTGCTGCCCGACGTGGAGGTCCTGACGGTCGACGCGTTCGAGGGTGTCCCCGAGGTCGCCGAGACCGAGGTCACCTTCGCGGGCAACGCGCTGCTGAAGGCCCACGCGGTCGCCCGCGCCACGGGGGTGCCCGCCATCGCCGACGACTCCGGCATCGCCGTCGACGTCCTGGGCGGGGCCCCGGGCATCTTCTCGGCCCGCTGGTGCGGCCGGCACGGCGACGACGCCGCCAACCTGGAGCTGCTGCTGGCCCAGATCGCCGACGTCCCCGCCGCCCACCGCGGCGGGGCGTTCGTCTGCGCGGCGGCCCTGGCCCTGCCCGACGGCTCCAGCGCGGTCCGCCACGGCGAGCTGCGCGGCACGATCACCACCGCGGCCGCCGGCGGGGGCGGCTTCGGCTACGACCCGGTCTTCACCCCCGCCGGGGCCGACCGCACCCTGGCCGAGCACACCGCCGGGGAGAAGAACGCCATCAGCCACCGCGGCGCGGCGTTCCGGGCGCTGGCCCCCGTCGTCGTCGACGCGCTGGCCGGCCGACCCATCCGGGACCGGTCCGGCTCCGAACGCGAGGGGTGAGGACGACCACGGTCGAGGAGGAGAGCGCGAGCACCGGCGTTGCGGAGGGGAACCGCCGGTGGCACGCGCTCGCGGGTCTGGTGTCGGCGGCGCTGACGCTCGGCGTGGGGCAGCTGGTCGCGGGGATCGCCTCCCCGTCGGCCGCGCCCCTCGTCGTCGTCGGCGACGCCGTCGTGGACCGGGTCCCCGCGTGGTTGAAGGACGCCGCGATCCGCACCTTCGGGTCGCACGACAAGACCGTGCTGCTCACGACCATCGCCGTCGTCGTCGCGCTCCTCGCCGCCCTGGCGGGGGTCCTGGCGCGCCGGCGGCTCGCGGCCGGTGTCGGGGTGGTCGGCGTCCTGGGCGTGGTGGGTGTCGTCGCGGCCGCTTCGCGGCCCGACGCCACCACCGTCTCGCCCCTGCCGTCGGCCCTCGGGGCGGCGGCGGGGACGTACGCGCTGGTGGTGCTCACCCGCCGCCTCACCCGCCGGCGCGCGCAGGGACCGGGGGAACCCTCCCCGGGTCGGGGCGCAGCCGGCGGCCCGCCCCGCCGCGGCGTGCTGCTCGGGGGCACCGCCGCGGCGGCGCTGGCGACGGGGGGAGCGGGGCAGGCCCTCGTGACCTCCCGCAGCGCCGAGCAGTCCCGGGCCCGTGTCGTCCTGCCCGCACCGGCCGACCCCGCGCCCGCGCTGCCGCCGGGGACCGACCCCGCCGACGCCGTCGCGAGCGGCCTGACCACCTACGCGACGCGGACCGCCGACTTCTACCGCGTCGACACCGCCCTCGTCGTCCCCGACGTCCAGGCCGAGGACTGGTCGCTGCGCGTCCACGGCCTCGTCGAGCGCGAACTCACGATCGACTTCGACACCCTCCTGGCCAAGCCGCTGCGCGAGCGCTGGATCACCCTGACGTGCGTCAGCAACGAGGTGGGCGGTTCCTACGTCGGCAACGCCCGCTGGCTGGGTTACCCGCTGCGGGACCTGCTCGCCGACGTCGGCGTGCGCGAGGGCGCCGACATGCTCTTCGCCACCAGCACCGACGGTTTCACCCTGTCCGCGCCGCTGGCCGAGGCCACCGACGGCCGCGACGCGATGCTCGTCGTCGGCATGAACGGTGAGCCCCTCCCGCGCGAGCACGGTTTCCCGGTGCGGATGGTCATCCCCGGGTTGTACGGGTACGTCTCGGCGTGCAAGTGGGTCACCGACCTGGAGGTCACGAGGTTCGCCGACAAGACGGCGTACTGGACCGACCGGGGGTGGGCGGCGAAGGGGCCGATCAAGACGGCCTCGCGCATCGACGTGCCGAAGTCCTTCGCGAAGGTCCGCCGCGGCCGGGTCCCCGTCGCGGGGGTCGCGTGGGCCCAGCACCGGGGGGTCTCGGCGGTGGAGGTCCGGGTCGACGAGGGGGAGTGGGCGCAGGCCCGGCTGCTGCCCTCGGCGTCGTCGGACACCTGGTGCCAGTGGGTCTACGACTGGGACGCCGACGAACCCGGCAGCCACTCGATCCAGGTCCGCGCGACCGACGGCACGGGAACCCCGCAGACCGCGGCGGTCGTCGCGCCCATCCCCGACGGCGCCAGCGGTTACGACTCCGTCACGGTCAGCGTCGAGTAGGAAACATTGCGGCGCAGACCAATCCACGGGCGCCGCGGTGACGAACACCTGACATGAGACGCATCGGAACCCTCTTCGCGATCGCCGCCACCGCAACGCTGGGCCTGGCCGCCTGCGGTGGTGCCGACACCTCCTCCTCGAGCCCCACGAGCTCCACCAGCTCGTCGAGCTCCAGCAGCAGCACCTCCAGCTCGCCGTCGATGACGAGTTCCAGCCCGGCGATGGCGATGGACGGCCCCGTCGGCCCCGGGTGCGCCGACTACGCCGCCGCGAACGCCTCCGGGCCGGCGTCGGTGGAGGGCATGGCGCAGGCGCCGCTGGCCAGCGCCGCCGCCGCGAACCCGCTGCTGAAGACCCTCACGGCCGCCGTGTCCGGTCAGCTGAACCCGCAGGTGAACCTCGTCAACGACCTCAACGGCGGCGAGTTCACGGTGTTCGCCCCGGTGGACGACGCGTTCGCTAAGGTCCCCGCGGCGACGCTGGACGGGCTGAAGACCGACAGCGCGACCCTGCAGAAGATCCTCACCTACCACGTGGTCCAGGGCCGGTTGTCGCCGTCGGAGGTCGTCGGCACGCACACGACGCTGGAGGGGCAGGACGTCACGGTGGCCGGCACGCCGGACGCGCTGACCGTCAACGGCTCCACGAACGTGATCTGCGGCGGGGTGTCGACCGCCAACGCGACGGTCTACCTCGTCGACTCCGTCCTGATGCCGCCCATGTGATCGGGTGACACAGTGGCGGTGATGACGACCTCGAGATCACGCGACGCCGCGGGGACCGGTGCCGACCAGGCGCTGGCCGCCGCGGCGCGCGGTGACCAGGCCGCCTTCGCGTCCTTCTACGACGCGACCGCGGCAGCCGTGCACGGCACGGTCCTGCGGGTGCTGCGCGACCCCGCGCAGTCCGAGGAGGTCGTCCAGGAGGTGTACCTCGAGGCGTGGCGGACGGCCGCCCGCTTCGACCCCGACCGGGGCAGCGCGCGGGGGTGGGTCGTCACGATGGCCCACCGCCGCGCGGTGGACCGGGTGCGGGCCGCGCAGGCCAGCAGCCTGCGGGAGGAGAAGGTGGCGTACCAGGAGGTCGCCCCGTACGACAGCGTGAGCGAGGAGGTGCAGGTGCTGCTGGAGACCGAGGAGGTCCGCCGTGCCCTGTCCTCGCTGAGCCCGCTGCAGCGCGAGGCCGTCGACCTGGCCTACTACGGCGGCCGCACCCACCGCGAGATCGCCGACGAGCTGCAGGTGCCGCTGGGCACCGTGAAGACCCGCCTGCGCGACGGGCTGATCCGGCTGCGCGACGTCATGGGGGTGGCCCGGTGACCGGCACCCCGCAGGACCCCCGCCAGGGCCCCCGCCACGACCCGCTGCTCGCCGCGGCCTGGGCGCTGGACGCCCTCGACGACGACGAGCGCGCCGCCTACGAGGAACGGCTGGACGCCCACCCGGAGGAACGGGCGGACGCGGACTCGTTGCGCGAGACGGCGTCCCGGCTCGCCGTGGGGGCCCAGCCGCCACCGGCGCTGCGCGCGTCGGTCCTGGCCGCCGTCGCGCGGACCCCGCAGGAGGGGCCCGCCGTCGCGCTGTCCGCCGGACCCGCCGTGGTGGACCTGCGCGCCGCCCGCGAGCGCCGTCGCGGCCCGTCGCGGTGGAGCGTGCTCGTCGCGGCCGCCGGGATCGTCGTGGCGGCCGCCGGGGTCGGGGTGGGTTTCGCCGTGCAGCCGGACCCCGCGCCCGTCGCGTCCGCGCAGGAACGTGCGCGCCAGCAGGTCGGGGACCTGCTGGCCACGCCCGGGGCGCGGGTGACGACGGTCTCGGCGACCGGTGGCGGCACCGCGACGCTGGTCAGCGCGGGCGGCCGGGTCGGCGTGGTGACGTCGGGTCTGCCCTCGGCGGGGGCGGGCCGGGGTTACCAGCTGTGGCTGGCGACGGGGGACACCCTGACCTCGGCGGGGATGGTGCCGGTCACTGCCGCGGGCAGCGCGGTGACGGTCGTGGACGCCGGGGCGGCGACGGGGCTGGGGATCTCGGTGGAGCCCGCCGGGGGGTCGGCGCAGCCGACGACGACGCCCGTGGTGTTCACGCCGCTGGTCGTCTGAGCCCGCCGGCCCCGCGGGCCCGGGCGGACCACGGTGCGGGAGAAGGGACTCGAACCCTCACGCCCGGAGGCACAGGAACCTAAATCCTGCGTGGCTGCCAGTTACACCACTCCCGCTCGCCGGTCAGACTACTGGTCCGCGTCCAGGCCCAGGTCCTTGCGCAGCTTCGCGACGTGCCCCTTGGCCCGCACGTTGTACTGCGCGAGCTCGACGACGCCGCGCGGGTCGACCACGACGGTGGAGCGGACCACGCCCACCGTCGTGCGGCCGTAGTTCGTCTTCTCCCCCCACGCCCCGTAGGCCTCCAGCACGGCGTGGTCGGGGTCGGACAGCAGCGGGAAGGTGATGCCGTCGCGCTCGGCGAAGGCCGCCAGCTTCTCGACGCCGTCCTTGGAGATGCCGACCACGGTGTACCCGGAGGCGTTGAGGGCGTCCAGGGAGTCGCGGAAGTCGCAGGCCTGCGTCGTGCAGCCCGGCGTCATGGCGGCCGGGTAGAAGTAGACGACGACGTGCTCGCCGGAGTCGGCCAGCAGCTCCTTCAGCGTGACGGTCGACCCGTCGTGGGCGGTCAGCGTGAAGTCGGGGGCGAGGTCACCGGGCACCAGGCGCGTCATGGGGGGCGACGATAGCCCCGCCGCAGCCCCCGCCAGGAGGGGCGGCCCCGTCTCCGGTACGGTTCGCGGGACGTCCAGAGGAACTCAGGAGGTGGCCGTGGCGGCCAGCGACGGCAAGGCCGAGATCACGACCAGGGACCCCCGCGCTCTCGAGCGCGAGGTGGAGGCGCGCCGCGCCCAGCTCGCGGGCACCATCGACGAGCTCACGTCCCGGCTGGCCCCGGCGGCGATCGCCCAGCGGTCCCTGACGTCGGCGCGCGGCAAGGTCGAGGGCTTCGCGTTCGACCACCGCGGGGGCCTGCGGGTCGAGCGCGTCGTGGCCGTCGGGGTGGCCGTCCTGGGCGTCACCGCGTTCGTCGTGGTCCGCGCCGTCCGCAGGCGCCGCTGACCGTGGCCGTCCCCGAGCAGCTGCCCGTGCGGATGCTGCACGACCGCGTCCTGGTGCTCCCGGACGACGCGGCCGAGCGCAAGTCCTCCGCGGGCATCCTCATCCCGGCGACCGCGGCCGTCGGCAAGCGCCTCAG contains:
- a CDS encoding anti-sigma factor domain-containing protein encodes the protein MTGTPQDPRQGPRHDPLLAAAWALDALDDDERAAYEERLDAHPEERADADSLRETASRLAVGAQPPPALRASVLAAVARTPQEGPAVALSAGPAVVDLRAARERRRGPSRWSVLVAAAGIVVAAAGVGVGFAVQPDPAPVASAQERARQQVGDLLATPGARVTTVSATGGGTATLVSAGGRVGVVTSGLPSAGAGRGYQLWLATGDTLTSAGMVPVTAAGSAVTVVDAGAATGLGISVEPAGGSAQPTTTPVVFTPLVV
- the bcp gene encoding thioredoxin-dependent thiol peroxidase; protein product: MTRLVPGDLAPDFTLTAHDGSTVTLKELLADSGEHVVVYFYPAAMTPGCTTQACDFRDSLDALNASGYTVVGISKDGVEKLAAFAERDGITFPLLSDPDHAVLEAYGAWGEKTNYGRTTVGVVRSTVVVDPRGVVELAQYNVRAKGHVAKLRKDLGLDADQ
- a CDS encoding DUF3618 domain-containing protein, whose product is MAASDGKAEITTRDPRALEREVEARRAQLAGTIDELTSRLAPAAIAQRSLTSARGKVEGFAFDHRGGLRVERVVAVGVAVLGVTAFVVVRAVRRRR